Below is a genomic region from Fulvia fulva chromosome 5, complete sequence.
TGACGGCCAAGGTGGAGGGCACAGAGTATGTGCCAGGGTCGAGCGCAAAGGCAGCGCCCAAGAAGGCGACCGCCGAGAGCGTAGCGAACACACCTGCCGGATCAGGACGCAACACACCACTATCGAACGTCAGGTCAGTCCCACAGCGAGCAGCGACACCTTCACAAAAGGCCCAGAATGAGGCATACTTTGCGCGCATGGGCGCCGAGAACGAGAATCGCCCCGACAACCTCGCACCCAACCAAGGCGGCAAGTACGGCGGGTTTGGCTCTTCACCAATGCCCACGAACAACAACTCCGGTAGCGCTCCAGCTCTAGACGACTTCCAAAAAGACCCCGTAGCAGCCCTCACCAAAGGGTTTGGCTGGCTCTCGAGTACAGTCTCCAAGCAAGCAGCCAACGTCAACAAAGCATATATCCAGCCCGGCATGCAGAACATACAGTCCGGCGACCTAGCAGCACAAGCAAGAGCAGCGGCAATGCAATTCGGCACAGTAGCACAACAAGGCGTCAAGGGCGTGGGAGATCGATTCAACAAGTTTGTCGATCCCGAACATCAACCCGGCACTGCTGGACAGAGGAGAGCAGCGCCCGAGAAGGCAGATTTCTGGGATAGTTTTGGGCAGGACCCGAACGGTCCACCCAAGGAGAAGAAGGACTTCTGGGACGATTTCGCGGCTGCGGGCGAAACGGCGACGCAACAGAAAGCAAAGTCGTCGAATCTGGGCACGAGTGCCATGAAGACATCGAGTAGT
It encodes:
- a CDS encoding ADP-ribosylation factor GTPase-activating protein GCS1 produces the protein MSKLWEVDPQTKAKLLEISKVNENNRCVDCGAPSPQWASPKFGIFFCLACSGIHRSLGVHISFVRSVTMDAFKTGEVKKMELGGNKPWKDFFNAHSSNSLAGRDFESCTISERYDSDAGEEWKDRLTAKVEGTEYVPGSSAKAAPKKATAESVANTPAGSGRNTPLSNVRSVPQRAATPSQKAQNEAYFARMGAENENRPDNLAPNQGGKYGGFGSSPMPTNNNSGSAPALDDFQKDPVAALTKGFGWLSSTVSKQAANVNKAYIQPGMQNIQSGDLAAQARAAAMQFGTVAQQGVKGVGDRFNKFVDPEHQPGTAGQRRAAPEKADFWDSFGQDPNGPPKEKKDFWDDFAAAGETATQQKAKSSNLGTSAMKTSSSAGAGAAGKKDEGGWGDW